A window of Streptomyces armeniacus contains these coding sequences:
- the ctaD gene encoding cytochrome c oxidase subunit I, producing the protein MDAAQEHTSAAEPSEGTDGTDGTNAQTPLGRRVLDLLSTTDHKVIGNLYLVTSFGFFLAAGLMAMFMRAELARPGLQVMNHDQYNQLFTIHGTIMMLLFATPTFAGFANAVMPLQIGAPDVAFPRLNAFTYWVFLFGGLMVVAGFLTSKGAASFGWFAYAPLNGPVHTPGTGGDLWTMGLVVAGLSTILGSVNFITTIICLRAPGMTLFRMPIFTWNVLFTSILALLAFPVLSAALLALEADRQFGAHIFDAANGGALLWQHLFWFFGHPEVYIVALPFFGVVSEIVPVFSRKPMFGYVALIGATIAITGLSAVVWAHHMFATGAVLLPFFSLMSFLIAVPTGVKFFNWIGTMRYGSLSFETPMLWSVGFLVTFLLGGLSGVLIASPPLDFHLTDSYFIVAHLHYVLFGTIVFATFAGFYFWWPKLTGRMLDERLGKIHFWTLFVGFQGTFLVHHWLGQQGMPRRYADYLAADGFTGLNTLSTVSSFLLGLSTLPFLYNVWKTSRTGRRVELDDPWGWGRSLEWATSCPPPRHNFTAIPRIRSESPAFDLHHPEVGERGKGGGDEG; encoded by the coding sequence ATGGACGCCGCCCAGGAGCACACCTCCGCAGCGGAGCCCTCGGAAGGCACAGACGGCACGGACGGCACAAACGCACAGACCCCCCTCGGCCGCCGCGTGCTCGACCTCCTGTCGACCACCGACCACAAGGTGATCGGCAACCTCTACCTCGTCACCTCGTTCGGCTTCTTCCTCGCCGCCGGCCTCATGGCGATGTTCATGCGGGCCGAACTCGCCCGTCCGGGCTTGCAGGTGATGAACCACGACCAGTACAACCAGCTGTTCACCATCCACGGCACCATCATGATGCTGCTGTTCGCGACGCCGACCTTCGCCGGTTTCGCGAACGCCGTCATGCCGCTGCAGATCGGCGCCCCCGACGTGGCGTTTCCGCGGCTGAACGCCTTCACCTACTGGGTGTTCCTCTTCGGCGGTCTCATGGTGGTCGCCGGGTTCCTCACCTCGAAGGGGGCCGCGTCGTTCGGCTGGTTCGCGTACGCGCCGCTCAACGGGCCCGTGCACACGCCCGGTACGGGCGGGGACCTGTGGACGATGGGGCTGGTCGTCGCCGGGCTGAGCACCATCCTCGGGTCCGTCAACTTCATCACGACCATCATCTGTCTGCGCGCGCCCGGCATGACGCTCTTCCGCATGCCGATCTTCACCTGGAACGTGCTGTTCACCTCGATCCTCGCGCTGCTCGCGTTCCCCGTGCTGAGCGCGGCGCTGCTGGCGCTGGAGGCGGACCGGCAGTTCGGGGCGCACATCTTCGACGCGGCGAACGGCGGTGCGCTGCTGTGGCAGCACCTGTTCTGGTTCTTCGGCCATCCGGAGGTCTACATCGTGGCGCTGCCGTTCTTCGGTGTGGTCAGCGAGATCGTCCCGGTGTTCAGCCGGAAGCCGATGTTCGGCTACGTCGCGCTGATCGGCGCGACCATCGCCATCACCGGGCTGTCGGCGGTGGTGTGGGCGCACCACATGTTCGCCACGGGAGCGGTGCTGTTGCCGTTCTTCTCGCTGATGTCGTTCCTCATCGCGGTGCCGACGGGGGTGAAGTTCTTCAACTGGATCGGGACGATGCGGTACGGCTCGCTGTCGTTCGAGACGCCGATGCTGTGGTCCGTCGGGTTCCTGGTGACGTTCCTGCTGGGCGGGTTGAGCGGGGTGCTGATCGCGTCGCCGCCGCTGGACTTCCATCTGACCGACTCGTACTTCATCGTGGCGCACCTGCACTACGTGCTGTTCGGCACGATCGTGTTCGCGACGTTCGCCGGGTTCTACTTCTGGTGGCCGAAGCTGACGGGCCGGATGCTCGACGAGCGGCTCGGGAAGATCCATTTCTGGACGCTGTTCGTCGGCTTCCAGGGCACGTTCCTGGTGCACCACTGGCTGGGGCAGCAGGGGATGCCGCGCCGGTACGCGGACTACCTCGCCGCCGACGGCTTCACGGGGCTCAACACCCTGTCCACCGTCAGCTCGTTCCTGCTGGGCCTGTCCACGCTGCCGTTCCTCTACAACGTCTGGAAGACGAGCCGTACGGGGCGGCGCGTGGAGCTGGACGACCCGTGGGGCTGGGGTCGTTCGCTGGAGTGGGCCACCAGCTGCCCGCCGCCGCGGCACAACTTCACGGCGATCCCCCGTATCCGCTCCGAGTCGCCGGCGTTCGACCTGCACCATCCCGAGGTGGGCGAGCGCGGGAAGGGAGGCGGCGATGAAGGGTGA
- a CDS encoding response regulator: MTIRVLLADDQALLRATFRILIDSCDDMEVVDEADDGSKAVTLARVYRPDLVLMDIRMPGTDGLAATEAICADDGLRATRILILTTFQTDEHVARAVRAGASGFLGKDVSAEALLDGIRTVAAGEALLSPAATRSLISRFLATPEAAADPSLPGHLAALTAREREVTALAAEGKSNTEIAEELFVSPLTVRTHVQRAKTKLGARDRAQLVVFAYQSGLVRPPR, encoded by the coding sequence ATGACCATCCGCGTGCTGCTCGCCGACGACCAGGCCCTGCTGCGGGCGACGTTCCGGATCCTGATCGACTCGTGCGACGACATGGAGGTGGTCGACGAGGCCGACGACGGCTCCAAGGCCGTCACGCTCGCCCGCGTCTACCGCCCCGACCTCGTCCTCATGGACATCCGCATGCCCGGCACCGACGGGCTCGCCGCCACCGAGGCCATCTGCGCCGACGACGGCCTGCGGGCCACCCGTATCCTCATCCTCACCACGTTCCAAACGGACGAGCACGTCGCGCGGGCCGTGCGCGCGGGCGCGAGCGGGTTCCTCGGCAAGGACGTCTCCGCCGAGGCGCTCCTGGACGGCATCCGCACCGTGGCCGCCGGTGAGGCGCTGCTGTCCCCCGCGGCCACGCGCTCCCTCATCAGCCGCTTCCTGGCCACGCCCGAGGCCGCCGCCGACCCGTCGCTGCCCGGCCATCTGGCCGCGCTCACCGCGCGCGAGCGCGAGGTGACGGCGCTCGCCGCAGAGGGCAAGTCCAACACCGAGATCGCCGAGGAGCTGTTCGTCAGCCCGCTGACCGTACGGACGCACGTGCAGCGCGCCAAGACGAAGCTGGGCGCGCGCGACCGCGCCCAACTGGTCGTCTTCGCCTACCAGTCCGGGCTGGTGCGGCCCCCGCGGTGA
- a CDS encoding sensor histidine kinase: MLTSWRRYADHHPRLVETAFLLLLYVVTCRQFISGEGAGWAPGLAIATAACLSLLWRRSRPRHVVVFTGLCAGLAVGLDYVVQPLLLLPLLVALYELSVRTPERLTYGYYLGVVALILVAPVFPDHSDQSWVEKGVSPTFWLLLLVVYGTAVRARRAYLDAVRSRAEHAERTREEEARQRVAEERVRIARELHDVVAHHMALANAQAGTAAHLSRTRPEQAEKILTELTGTTASALRELKATVGLLRQSDDPEETLEPPPGLGRLPELVDAFSSAGLQVTVAVEGEERPLSGGVDLTAFRIVQEALTNVAKHAAASTARVRLAYDRDRLTLTVTDDGGGGEDGHVPSAPGGGFGLIGMRERARSAGGRLEAGRRPGGGFAVTAELPVHS; encoded by the coding sequence ATGCTCACCAGCTGGCGGCGGTACGCCGACCACCATCCCCGCCTCGTCGAGACGGCGTTCCTGCTGCTGCTGTACGTGGTCACCTGCAGGCAGTTCATCAGCGGCGAAGGGGCGGGCTGGGCACCGGGGCTGGCCATCGCGACCGCCGCCTGCCTCTCGCTGCTGTGGCGCCGCAGCCGTCCGCGCCACGTCGTCGTGTTCACCGGGCTCTGTGCGGGCCTCGCCGTCGGGCTGGACTACGTGGTCCAGCCGCTGCTGCTCCTCCCGCTCCTCGTGGCGCTCTACGAGCTGTCCGTCCGCACCCCGGAGCGGCTCACGTACGGCTACTACCTGGGCGTCGTCGCGCTGATCCTCGTCGCGCCCGTGTTCCCGGACCACAGCGACCAGTCCTGGGTGGAGAAGGGGGTCTCGCCCACGTTCTGGCTTCTGCTGCTGGTGGTGTACGGCACGGCGGTACGGGCGCGGCGCGCGTATCTGGACGCCGTACGGTCGCGTGCCGAGCACGCCGAACGCACCCGCGAGGAGGAGGCGCGGCAGCGCGTCGCCGAGGAACGCGTGCGTATCGCCCGCGAGTTGCACGACGTCGTCGCCCACCACATGGCCCTGGCCAACGCGCAGGCAGGCACCGCCGCCCATCTCTCCCGCACCCGGCCCGAGCAGGCCGAGAAGATCCTCACCGAGCTGACCGGCACCACCGCCTCGGCGCTGCGCGAACTCAAGGCCACCGTCGGCCTGTTGCGCCAGTCCGACGACCCGGAGGAGACCCTGGAGCCGCCGCCCGGCCTGGGCCGGCTCCCCGAACTGGTCGACGCGTTCTCCTCCGCCGGTCTCCAGGTCACCGTCGCGGTCGAGGGCGAGGAGCGGCCGCTCTCGGGCGGCGTGGACCTGACCGCCTTCCGGATCGTGCAGGAGGCGCTGACGAACGTCGCCAAGCACGCCGCCGCGAGCACGGCCCGGGTCCGGCTCGCCTACGACCGCGACCGGCTGACCCTCACCGTCACCGACGACGGCGGCGGCGGCGAGGACGGGCACGTTCCGTCCGCTCCCGGCGGCGGGTTCGGTCTCATCGGCATGCGCGAGCGCGCCCGGTCCGCCGGCGGACGGCTCGAGGCGGGCCGCCGCCCCGGGGGCGGCTTCGCCGTGACCGCCGAACTCCCCGTCCACTCCTGA
- a CDS encoding ATP-dependent Clp protease ATP-binding subunit, with protein MSSGFTGPEPFGGRDPLGEFLARFFGTTSPGRRPSESFDFARLMSEPTRQLLSYAADYAARHGNPDLGTEHLLRAALAVEPTRAVIERSGTDPDALAEEIDRQAGEGPARNSIALSPAVKRALVDAHDVARARGATYIGPEHVLVALASNQDSTAGRLLHSGRLDYSGDRDDLGRESQSRPGPWVGPEHEPRRAPGHGPGPSNTPNLDKHGRDLTEAAREGRIDPVIGREEEIEQSIEVLARRGKNNPVLIGEAGVGKTAVVEGLAQRIADGDVPDNLLGRRVVQVDFASIVAGTRYRGDFEERLGGLIDEIRAHTDELIIFIDELHTVVGAGGGSGSEGGSMDAGNMLKPALARGELHVVGATTLEEHRRYIEKDAALARRFQPVLVSEPGTDDAVEILRGLRDRYEAHHQVRYRDETLVAAVELSDRYLTGRYLPDKAIDLLDQAGARVRLRSATRGTDIRALERERDQIQRDKAQAVAAEDYEHASALRDQLGQVEQRIEQAEDSRPAGDRITEVTVEDVADIVSRQTGIPVSNLTREEKERLLGLEERLHRRVVGQDEAVSAVADAVLRSRSGLASPDRPIGSFLFLGPTGVGKTELARALAEALFGSEDRMTRLDMSEYQERHTVSRLIGAPPGYVGHEEAGQLTETVRRNPYALLLLDEIEKAHPDVFNILLQVLDDGRLTDAQGRTVDFTNTVIVMTSNLGSEAITGRGGAPGFGTGGGGAAEAEEDARRERILRPLREHFRPEFLNRIDETVIFRQLSAEQLHEVTNLLLDETRQRLHAQDVGIHFSPDAVTWLVDRGYQPEYGARPLRRTIQREVDNPLSRMLLNGELEPHTQLHVDVADAHLTFRAEAPRSSPSGV; from the coding sequence ATGAGCAGTGGATTCACCGGACCCGAACCCTTCGGCGGCCGTGACCCGCTCGGAGAGTTCCTCGCGCGCTTCTTCGGCACCACGTCGCCGGGCCGCCGCCCGTCCGAGAGCTTCGACTTCGCGCGGCTGATGAGCGAGCCGACCCGGCAGCTGCTGTCGTACGCGGCCGACTACGCCGCCCGGCACGGCAACCCGGACCTGGGCACCGAGCACCTGCTGCGCGCGGCACTCGCCGTCGAACCCACCCGCGCCGTGATCGAACGGTCCGGCACCGACCCGGACGCGCTGGCCGAGGAGATCGACCGGCAGGCCGGTGAGGGCCCGGCACGCAACTCCATCGCGCTGAGCCCGGCCGTGAAGCGGGCGCTGGTGGACGCGCACGATGTCGCGCGGGCGCGCGGGGCCACGTACATCGGGCCCGAGCACGTACTGGTCGCGCTGGCCTCCAACCAGGACTCGACGGCGGGGCGGCTCCTCCACTCGGGCCGCCTCGACTACTCCGGCGACCGCGACGACCTCGGCCGCGAGTCCCAGTCGCGCCCCGGCCCGTGGGTCGGTCCGGAGCACGAACCCCGGCGTGCGCCGGGCCACGGCCCGGGCCCCAGCAACACGCCGAACCTCGACAAGCACGGCCGTGACCTGACGGAGGCGGCGCGCGAGGGCCGTATCGACCCCGTGATCGGGCGCGAGGAGGAGATCGAGCAGTCCATCGAGGTGCTGGCCCGGCGCGGCAAGAACAACCCCGTGCTGATCGGCGAGGCGGGCGTCGGCAAGACCGCCGTCGTCGAGGGCCTGGCCCAGCGCATCGCCGACGGGGACGTGCCGGACAACCTGCTCGGGCGGCGCGTCGTGCAGGTCGACTTCGCCAGCATTGTCGCGGGCACCCGCTACCGCGGCGACTTCGAGGAGCGGCTCGGCGGCCTCATCGACGAGATACGGGCGCACACCGACGAGTTGATCATCTTCATCGACGAGCTGCACACCGTCGTCGGCGCGGGCGGCGGGAGCGGCTCCGAGGGCGGCTCGATGGACGCGGGCAACATGCTCAAGCCCGCGCTCGCCCGCGGCGAACTGCACGTCGTCGGCGCGACCACGCTGGAGGAGCACCGCCGCTACATCGAGAAGGACGCGGCGCTCGCCCGCCGCTTCCAGCCGGTCCTGGTGTCGGAGCCCGGCACCGACGACGCGGTGGAGATCCTGCGCGGCCTGCGCGACCGGTACGAGGCGCACCACCAGGTCCGCTACCGCGACGAGACGCTCGTCGCCGCCGTGGAGCTCTCCGACCGCTATCTCACCGGGCGCTACCTCCCCGACAAGGCCATCGACCTGCTCGACCAGGCCGGCGCCCGGGTACGGCTGCGCTCCGCCACCCGCGGCACCGACATACGGGCGCTGGAACGCGAACGCGACCAGATCCAGCGCGACAAGGCGCAGGCCGTGGCCGCCGAGGACTACGAGCACGCGTCAGCGCTGCGCGACCAGCTCGGCCAGGTGGAACAGCGGATCGAGCAGGCGGAGGACAGCCGGCCGGCGGGCGACCGGATCACCGAGGTGACCGTCGAGGACGTCGCGGACATCGTGTCCCGGCAGACGGGCATCCCGGTCAGCAACCTCACCCGCGAGGAGAAGGAACGGCTGCTGGGCCTGGAGGAACGGCTGCACAGGCGGGTCGTCGGCCAGGACGAGGCGGTCTCCGCCGTCGCCGACGCGGTGCTGCGCTCCAGGTCCGGGCTGGCCAGCCCGGACCGGCCGATCGGCAGCTTCCTCTTCCTCGGGCCCACGGGTGTCGGCAAGACGGAGCTGGCACGCGCGCTGGCCGAGGCGCTGTTCGGCAGCGAGGACCGTATGACGCGGCTCGACATGAGCGAGTACCAGGAGCGGCACACGGTCAGCCGGCTCATCGGCGCACCGCCCGGCTACGTCGGGCACGAGGAGGCCGGGCAGCTGACCGAGACGGTGCGGCGCAACCCGTACGCCCTGCTGCTCCTGGACGAGATCGAGAAGGCGCACCCCGACGTCTTCAACATCCTCCTCCAGGTGCTCGACGACGGGCGGCTGACGGATGCGCAGGGGCGCACGGTCGACTTCACGAACACGGTGATCGTGATGACCAGTAACCTCGGCTCCGAGGCGATCACGGGACGCGGCGGCGCGCCGGGCTTCGGCACCGGCGGCGGTGGCGCTGCGGAGGCCGAGGAAGATGCGCGCCGGGAACGCATCCTGCGGCCGCTGCGGGAGCACTTCCGGCCGGAGTTCCTGAACCGCATCGACGAGACGGTGATCTTCCGTCAGCTCTCGGCGGAGCAGCTGCACGAGGTGACGAACCTGCTGCTGGACGAGACGCGGCAGCGGCTGCACGCGCAGGACGTCGGCATCCACTTCTCGCCGGATGCCGTCACTTGGCTCGTCGACCGCGGCTATCAGCCGGAGTACGGGGCGCGGCCGTTGCGCCGTACGATTCAGCGCGAGGTGGACAATCCGCTGTCGCGCATGCTGCTCAACGGTGAGCTGGAGCCGCACACGCAGTTGCATGTGGACGTCGCGGACGCCCACCTGACCTTCCGCGCGGAGGCCCCGCGTTCCAGCCCGTCCGGCGTCTGA
- a CDS encoding cytochrome c oxidase subunit 4 — MKGEALLFAGVALFFAVTAGVYAWFSLEPAGTAALTVSCLMSALVAFFCWIQYARHGSRAQDRKGAAVGETTGHLDFFPPRSYAPVVTALAFAVLATGVVYGLWLFLIGFGLLAPGVAGFTFQYKDRGT, encoded by the coding sequence ATGAAGGGTGAGGCGCTGCTGTTCGCGGGCGTGGCGCTGTTCTTCGCGGTCACGGCGGGCGTCTACGCGTGGTTCTCGCTGGAGCCGGCCGGTACGGCGGCGCTGACCGTGTCGTGCCTGATGTCGGCGCTGGTCGCGTTCTTCTGCTGGATCCAGTACGCGCGCCACGGCAGCCGCGCGCAGGACCGCAAGGGCGCGGCGGTCGGCGAGACGACGGGGCATCTCGACTTCTTCCCGCCGCGCAGCTATGCGCCGGTCGTGACCGCCCTCGCGTTCGCCGTGCTGGCGACGGGTGTGGTGTACGGGCTGTGGCTGTTCCTCATCGGGTTCGGGCTGCTGGCGCCCGGGGTGGCGGGGTTCACCTTCCAGTACAAGGACCGCGGCACATGA
- a CDS encoding MMPL family transporter, which yields MATFLYRLGRWAFRRRRAVALLWVAVLAAVTLGAMNASEAPDDSAKMPGIESQKAFDLINERFPGSEAEGASARIVFIAEDGRKVTSAENRAAVDRLVADVADGPQVADVVSPFDGQGVSKDGSTAYASVTYDVKEDDVSEAGKKELEGAVERVRDSGLTVEVGGTVLVTEPGAGMGEVMGVMIAAVVLLVTFGSLAAAGLPLITAIVGVAVSLASITALANVFGLSSTTGELSMMLGLAVGIDYSLFVVARYREERAKGRGAHEAAGLAVGTAGSAVVFAGLTVVIALAGLSVVGVPMLTKMGLGAAGAVVTGVVIALTMVPALLGFWPDAVLARRVRKGGTAARTDQGPAAEARETGKENRGTRWARFVLRRPVPVLLVSVVGLGALAIPAMDLQLGMPGDEAKPTSTTERRAYDALADGFGPGFNGPLTVVVDARDSDDPKAAVSAVSGKLAGTEGVVSVSPPRFNAAKDTAVLSATPSTAPTSERTKDLVHTIRDERPATESATGAAFEVTGTTALNIDVGQKMQDALIPYLAVVVGLAFLLLLVVFRSVLVPLKAALGYLLSVLAALGAIVTVFQHGHAAGLFGVEQTGPIMSMMPIFLVGIVFGLAMDYEVFLVSRMREAYVHGEPPGQAVVSGFGHSAQVVGAAALIMMGVFAGFMTGGETMVVMVGFGLAVAVLFDAIVVRMAFVPAVLALLGKSAWWLPRWLDRLLPRVDVEGEALTRRAEAPAEPDAPAGDGRQEAVRV from the coding sequence ATGGCGACATTCCTGTACCGACTGGGCCGCTGGGCCTTCCGGCGGCGCCGTGCCGTCGCACTGCTGTGGGTGGCGGTCCTGGCCGCCGTCACCCTCGGCGCCATGAACGCCTCCGAGGCCCCCGACGACTCGGCCAAGATGCCGGGGATCGAGTCGCAGAAGGCGTTCGACCTGATCAACGAGCGGTTCCCCGGAAGCGAGGCGGAGGGCGCGAGCGCACGGATCGTCTTCATCGCCGAGGACGGCCGGAAGGTCACCTCCGCCGAGAACCGCGCGGCCGTCGACAGGCTGGTGGCCGACGTGGCCGACGGGCCGCAGGTGGCCGACGTCGTGAGCCCCTTCGACGGGCAGGGCGTCAGCAAGGACGGGTCCACGGCGTACGCCAGCGTGACGTACGACGTGAAGGAGGACGACGTCAGCGAGGCCGGCAAGAAGGAGCTGGAGGGCGCCGTCGAGCGGGTCCGTGACAGCGGCCTCACCGTCGAGGTCGGCGGCACGGTGCTGGTGACCGAGCCCGGCGCCGGCATGGGCGAGGTGATGGGCGTCATGATCGCCGCGGTCGTGCTGCTGGTCACCTTCGGTTCGCTGGCCGCCGCGGGGCTGCCGCTGATCACCGCCATCGTCGGCGTCGCCGTCAGCCTGGCCTCGATCACCGCCCTGGCGAACGTCTTCGGGCTGTCCTCGACCACCGGCGAGCTGTCCATGATGCTCGGCCTCGCGGTCGGCATCGACTACTCCCTGTTCGTGGTCGCCCGCTACCGCGAGGAACGCGCCAAGGGGCGCGGCGCGCACGAGGCGGCCGGACTGGCCGTGGGCACCGCCGGTTCGGCGGTGGTCTTCGCGGGGCTGACCGTGGTCATCGCGCTGGCCGGGCTCTCGGTGGTCGGCGTGCCGATGCTGACGAAGATGGGCTTGGGCGCGGCGGGCGCGGTCGTCACGGGTGTGGTGATCGCGCTGACGATGGTCCCGGCGCTGCTCGGCTTCTGGCCGGACGCCGTCCTGGCGCGGCGGGTCCGCAAGGGCGGCACGGCCGCTCGTACGGACCAGGGCCCGGCAGCGGAGGCGCGGGAGACGGGGAAGGAGAACAGGGGCACCCGCTGGGCCCGGTTCGTACTCCGCCGTCCCGTGCCCGTCCTGCTGGTCTCGGTCGTCGGCCTGGGCGCGCTCGCCATCCCGGCGATGGACCTCCAGCTGGGCATGCCCGGCGACGAGGCCAAGCCGACCTCGACCACGGAGCGCCGCGCCTACGATGCCCTCGCGGACGGTTTCGGCCCCGGCTTCAACGGTCCCCTGACCGTCGTCGTGGACGCGCGCGACAGCGACGATCCGAAGGCCGCCGTGTCCGCGGTGTCCGGGAAGCTCGCGGGCACCGAGGGCGTCGTCTCCGTCTCCCCGCCCCGGTTCAACGCGGCGAAGGACACCGCGGTGCTGTCCGCCACCCCGTCGACCGCGCCCACCAGCGAACGTACGAAGGACCTCGTCCACACCATCCGCGACGAGCGCCCCGCGACCGAGTCCGCGACCGGCGCCGCCTTCGAGGTCACCGGCACCACCGCACTGAACATCGACGTCGGGCAGAAGATGCAGGACGCCCTGATCCCGTATCTCGCGGTCGTCGTCGGGCTGGCCTTCCTGCTGCTGCTGGTGGTCTTCCGTTCCGTACTGGTGCCGCTGAAGGCCGCTCTCGGCTATCTGCTGTCGGTACTCGCGGCACTCGGCGCGATCGTCACCGTCTTCCAGCACGGCCACGCCGCGGGCCTCTTCGGCGTCGAGCAGACCGGCCCGATCATGAGCATGATGCCGATCTTCCTGGTGGGCATCGTGTTCGGACTCGCCATGGACTACGAGGTGTTCCTGGTCTCGCGGATGCGCGAGGCGTACGTGCACGGGGAGCCGCCGGGACAGGCCGTCGTCTCCGGGTTCGGGCACAGCGCCCAGGTCGTCGGGGCGGCGGCGCTGATCATGATGGGCGTGTTCGCGGGCTTCATGACCGGCGGCGAGACCATGGTCGTGATGGTCGGCTTCGGGCTGGCCGTGGCCGTCCTGTTCGACGCGATCGTCGTCCGCATGGCGTTCGTGCCCGCCGTACTCGCCCTGCTCGGCAAGTCGGCCTGGTGGCTGCCGCGCTGGCTGGACCGGCTGCTGCCGCGCGTCGACGTGGAGGGCGAGGCCCTCACCCGCCGGGCCGAAGCACCCGCGGAGCCGGACGCACCGGCCGGCGACGGCCGGCAGGAGGCCGTACGCGTCTGA
- a CDS encoding cytochrome b, with product MRRRAEKRRTGNGDERVLRALDSRLPVAEGSRVLVRKAFPDHWSFLLGELALYSLVVLVLTGTYLTLFFNPSMSEIVYRGSYEPLRGVHMSEAYASTLRISFDVRGGLLVRQIHHWAALLFLSAIGLHLLRIFFTGAFRRPRELNWVIGVTLFVLALLEGFTGYSLPDDLLSGTGLKIAHGIMLSIPVVGSYLAFFAFGGEYPGHDIIPRLYVTHILLVPGILIALVVVHLILVVQLKHTQWARPGATNRNVVGQPMVPQFAAKSTGLFFAVFGVVTLLAGTAQINPVYAYGPYDPGQVSTGSQPDWYVGFLEGSLRLMPPFETTLWGHTVMWNVLVPAVILPGLLFLALYVYPFTERWLTGDHGEHHLSERPRNRPVRTGLGAGALTFYAVLLIAGGNDVIADLFEISLNGLTWALRAALVVAPVAAYLLTKRLCTALQAHERDRFTEGDETGDVYQTVEGGMVEGHSRMPAREQYALLVREEPRALPGGQSESRAGRVRAALSGWFHSGHVRVPVTARQRREIEARTAPPALGGPDRPEEPERPEAERRR from the coding sequence ATGAGGCGGCGTGCGGAGAAGCGGCGTACGGGGAACGGGGACGAGCGCGTCCTCCGCGCCCTCGACAGCCGGCTGCCCGTCGCCGAGGGCAGCCGGGTGCTGGTCCGCAAGGCGTTCCCCGACCACTGGTCGTTCCTCCTCGGCGAACTCGCCCTCTACAGCCTGGTCGTGCTCGTCCTCACCGGCACGTACCTCACGCTGTTCTTCAACCCGAGCATGTCCGAGATCGTCTACCGGGGCAGCTACGAGCCCCTGCGCGGCGTGCACATGTCGGAGGCGTACGCGTCGACGCTGCGCATCAGTTTCGACGTACGCGGCGGCCTGCTGGTGCGTCAGATCCACCACTGGGCGGCGCTGCTGTTCCTCAGCGCGATCGGGCTGCATCTGCTGCGGATCTTCTTCACCGGCGCCTTCCGCAGGCCGCGCGAGCTGAACTGGGTCATCGGCGTCACCCTGTTCGTGCTGGCGCTGCTGGAGGGGTTCACCGGCTACTCCCTGCCCGACGACCTGCTCTCCGGCACCGGCCTGAAGATCGCCCACGGCATCATGCTGTCCATCCCGGTCGTGGGCAGCTATCTGGCGTTCTTCGCGTTCGGCGGCGAGTATCCGGGGCACGACATCATCCCGCGGCTGTACGTCACGCACATCCTGCTCGTGCCCGGCATCCTCATCGCGCTCGTCGTCGTACACCTCATCCTCGTCGTACAGCTCAAGCACACGCAGTGGGCCCGCCCCGGCGCGACCAACCGGAACGTGGTGGGGCAGCCGATGGTGCCGCAGTTCGCGGCCAAGTCGACGGGCCTGTTCTTCGCCGTGTTCGGGGTGGTGACGCTGCTGGCCGGCACCGCGCAGATCAACCCCGTGTACGCCTACGGCCCGTACGACCCCGGGCAGGTCTCGACCGGCTCGCAGCCCGACTGGTACGTGGGCTTTCTGGAGGGCTCGCTGCGCCTGATGCCGCCGTTCGAGACGACGCTGTGGGGCCACACCGTCATGTGGAACGTGCTGGTGCCCGCGGTGATCCTGCCCGGACTGCTGTTCCTGGCGCTGTACGTCTACCCGTTCACGGAGCGGTGGCTCACCGGCGACCACGGCGAGCACCACCTGTCCGAACGGCCGCGCAACCGCCCCGTACGCACCGGACTCGGCGCCGGCGCCCTCACGTTCTACGCCGTGCTGCTGATCGCGGGCGGCAACGACGTCATCGCGGACCTCTTCGAGATCTCCCTCAACGGCCTCACCTGGGCGCTGCGCGCGGCCCTCGTCGTCGCCCCGGTCGCCGCGTACCTCCTCACCAAGCGGCTGTGCACGGCGTTGCAGGCGCACGAGCGGGACCGGTTCACGGAGGGCGACGAGACCGGCGACGTCTACCAGACCGTCGAGGGCGGCATGGTGGAGGGCCACTCCCGCATGCCGGCGCGGGAGCAGTACGCGCTGCTGGTGCGCGAGGAGCCGCGGGCGCTGCCCGGCGGACAGTCCGAATCGCGTGCGGGGCGCGTACGGGCCGCCCTCAGCGGCTGGTTCCACAGCGGCCATGTGCGGGTGCCGGTCACGGCGCGGCAGCGGCGGGAGATCGAGGCGAGGACGGCGCCGCCCGCGCTCGGAGGGCCGGACCGGCCCGAGGAGCCCGAGCGGCCGGAGGCGGAGCGGCGCCGCTGA